In Oryza brachyantha chromosome 2, ObraRS2, whole genome shotgun sequence, a single window of DNA contains:
- the LOC102717042 gene encoding probable serine/threonine-protein kinase At1g01540 — translation MSDSELSQSTVVFGLRMWVLVGIAVGAAFVLFLVLLSVLCLVASRRRRRQRSTTPAQHHLPVSAPPKNPQKVKAPKDIQEVPSQATAAAAAAKTPLAQALQMPTPPPPAPPPETVQIATGKEHRITYPEHHPHRSSGGPSSHGSGESRSGGAADHAPPPVVPEVSHLGWGHWYTLKELETATEMFADENVIGEGGYGIVYHGVLENGTQVAVKNLLNNRGQAEKEFKVEVEAIGRVRHKNLVRLLGYCAEGNQRMLVYEYVDNGNLEQWLHGEIGPVSPLSWDSRMKIILGTAKGLMYLHEGLEPKVVHRDVKSSNILLDKHWNAKLSDFGLAKLLGSERSYVTTRVMGTFGYVAPEYAGTGMLNETSDVYSFGILIMEIISGRVPVDYNRPPGEVNLVDWLKTMVSTRNSEGVVDPKIPQKPTSRAMKKALLVALRCVDPDARKRPKIGHVIHMLEVDDFPYRDERRGARPPGQGQARLADKPAIETGDRESDSSGNNSARQTEPFRWRNPGS, via the exons ATGTCGGACTCGGAGCTGTCCCAGAGCACGGTGGTGTTCGGGCTCCGCATGTGGGTGCTCGTCGGcatcgccgtcggcgccgccttcGTGCTGTTCCTTGTGCTCCTGTCTGTGCTCTGCCTCGTGGcgtctcgtcggcggcggcggcagaggtcGACCACGCCGGCCCAGCACCACCTCCCCGTCTCCGCCCCGCCCAAGAACCCCCAGAAGGTCAAGGCGCCCAAGGACATCCAGGAAGTCCCCTCCCaggccacggccgccgccgcggcggcgaagacgcCGCTCGCCCAGGCGCTCCAGATGcccactccgccgccgccggcaccgcctCCGGAGACCGTCCAGATCGCCACCGGCAAGGAGCACCGCATTACGTACCCGGAGCATCATCCGCACCGCAGCAGCGGCGGGCCGTCGTCGCACGGCAGCGGCGAgagccgcagcggcggcgcggcggaccacgcgccgccgccggtggtcCCGGAGGTGTCCCACCTGGGGTGGGGCCACTGGTACACGCTCAAGGAGCTGGAGACGGCGACCGAGATGTTCGCCGACGAGAACGTGATCGGCGAGGGCGGCTACGGCATCGTGTACCACGGCGTGCTCGAGAACGGCACTCAGGTCGCCGTCAAGAACTTGCTCAACAACAG GGGGCAAGCAGAGAAGGAATTCAAGGTCGAGGTCGAAGCGATTGGGCGTGTGCGACACAAGAACTTAGTGCGGCTTCTAGGGTATTGTGCAGAGGGCAATCAGAG GATGCTTGTGTATGAATATGTTGATAATGGGAACTTAGAACAATGGCTCCATGGGGAAATTGGACCTGTAAGCCCTCTTTCATGGGATTCCAGGATGAAGATCATACTGGGAACAGCGAAAGG GTTAATGTATTTGCATGAGGGACTTGAGCCCAAGGTGGTTCACCGCGATGTCAAGTCAAGCAACATCCTTCTTGATAAGCACTGGAATGCTAAGCTCTCTGATTTTGGACTAGCAAAACTTCTAGGCTCAGAGAGGAGTTATGTTACAACACGAGTTATGGGAACTTTTGG GTATGTTGCTCCAGAGTATGCAGGGACTGGAATGCTAAACGAAACAAGCGATGTATATAGTTTTGGAATTCTTATCATGGAAATAATATCTGGTCGAGTGCCGGTGGATTATAACAGGCCACCAGGAGAG GTTAATTTGGTTGATTGGCTGAAGACGATGGTGAGCACCCGAAATTCTGAGGGGGTTGTGGATCCGAAGATCCCTCAGAAGCCTACATCTAGAGCTATGAAGAAGGCTTTGCTAGTAGCATTGCGGTGTGTGGACCCAGATGCTCGTAAGAGGCCAAAGATCGGCCACGTCATTCACATGCTTGAAGTTGATGATTTCCCGTATAGAGAT GAACGCCGAGGTGCTCGACCTCCAGGGCAAGGGCAAGCAAGATTGGCTGACAAACCGGCCATTGAGACAGGCGACCGTGAGTCCGACAGCAGTGGCAACAACAGCGCGAGACAAACTGAACCCTTCAGATGGAGAAACCCTGGGTCCTAG